In Carassius carassius chromosome 19, fCarCar2.1, whole genome shotgun sequence, a single genomic region encodes these proteins:
- the LOC132094871 gene encoding cyclic AMP-dependent transcription factor ATF-2-like isoform X2, producing the protein MSDDKPFLCTAPGCGQRFTNEDHLAVHKHKHEMTLRFGPARNDSVIIADQTPTPTRFLKNCEEVGLFNELTSPFEHDFKKTTEEDIKKLPLDLSPLATPVVRNKIEEHTPIESHRDSPLPHPESTTTDDKEVCLQPTSLPQSTIVRPASLQVPSVLLASNEAGVVIQQALPSPTSSSVITQVPSSSRPIVPVSGTFPVLLQLSNGQTMPVAIPATISSSVHIPTAIPLVRPVTLVPSVPGIPGPSSPQPVQSEDKMKLKVALSQQLPQVTSGDAGDIQSSSASETPPPAPPPAEEPRPQSFQQPATSTTETPVSPSQHTSSTGGRRRRTTSEDPDEKRRKFLERNRAAASRCRQKRKVWVQNLEKKAEDLSSVNGQLQNEVTLLRSEVAQLKQLLLAHKDCPVTLLQKKSGNHQLEKEDSGGEMSVPSSPQNEAIQHSSISTSNGLRSLASGPAADHSHSTEEEDDSHSSSHAQSSGS; encoded by the exons ATGAGTGATGATAAACCGTTCCTCTGCACTGCTCCTGGCTGCGGACAG CGATTCACAAATGAAGACCACCTGGCGGTGCATAAACACAAGCATGAGATGACCCTGAGATTTGGTCCGGCACGCAATGACAGTGTCATCATCGCTG ACCAGACCCCGACACCGACCCGCTTCCTGAAGAACTGCGAGGAGGTCGGGCTGTTTAACGAGCTTACCAGCCCGTTTGAGCATGACTTTAAAAAGACCACGGAGGAGGACATTAAAAAG TTGCCTCTGGACTTGTCTCCTCTTGCGACTCCTGTTGTTCGAAACAAAATAGAGGAGCACACACCCATTGAGTCCCACCGAGACAGCCCCCTTCCCCACCCCGAGTCAACAACCACTGACGACAAG GAGGTTTGTTTGCAGCCGACCTCTCTTCCTCAATCCACTATAGTCCGTCCTGCCTCCCTCCAAGTCCCCAGTGTACTACTGGCCAGCAATGAGGCTGGTGTTGTTATTCAGCAAGCTCTCCCATCTCCAACATCTAGCTCTGTTATAACCCAGGTCCCATCCTCTAGTAGACCGATAGT TCCGGTGTCCGGCACGTTTCCGGTTCTCCTGCAGCTGTCTAACGGTCAGACGATGCCGGTCGCCATCCCAGCCACCATCTCCAGCAGCGTGCACATACCCACTGCCATCCCT cTGGTCAGACCGGTCACCTTAGTGCCTAGTGTCCCTGGAATCCCTGGCCCCTCCTCTCCACAGCCTGTCCAATCAGAAGACAAGATG AAGCTGAAGGTGGCCCTCAGTCAGCAGCTCCCTCAGGTAACCAGCGGCGATGCAGGTGACATCCAGAGCAGCTCGGCCAGCGAGACTCCGCCCCCGGCCCCACCTCCAGCCGAGGAGCCCCGCCCACAGTCATTCCAGCAGCCGGCTACATCCACGACAGAAACGCCT GTGTCTCCGTCCCAGCACACCTCCAGCACGGGCGGGCGGCGGCGGAGGACCACCAGCGAGGACCCAGACGAGAAGAGGCGGAAGTTTCTGGAGAGAAACCGAGCGGCTGCGTCTCGCTGCAGGCAAAAGAGGAAAGTCTGGGTGCAGAATCTGGAGAAAAAAGCAGAAGACTTGAGCAGCGTGAACGGACAgctacag AATGAGGTGACTCTTCTGCGTAGCGAGGTGGCCCAGCTGAAGCAGCTCTTACTGGCTCACAAAGACTGTCCCGTGACGCTCCTGCAGAAGAAATCAGGGAACCACC AGCTGGAGAAGGAGGACAGCGGCGGGGAGATGTCTGTTCCCAGCAGCCCACAGAACGAGGCCATCCAGCACAGCTCCATCAGCACATCCAACGGCCTCCGCTCGCTCGCCTCGGGCCCCGCTGCAGACCACAGCCACAGCACAGAGGAGGAAGACGACTCGCACTCCTCCTCGCACGCCCAGTCTTCAGGAAGCTGA
- the LOC132094871 gene encoding cyclic AMP-dependent transcription factor ATF-2-like isoform X1: MSDDKPFLCTAPGCGQRFTNEDHLAVHKHKHEMTLRFGPARNDSVIIADQTPTPTRFLKNCEEVGLFNELTSPFEHDFKKTTEEDIKKLPLDLSPLATPVVRNKIEEHTPIESHRDSPLPHPESTTTDDKEVCLQPTSLPQSTIVRPASLQVPSVLLASNEAGVVIQQALPSPTSSSVITQVPSSSRPIVPVSGTFPVLLQLSNGQTMPVAIPATISSSVHIPTAIPLVRPVTLVPSVPGIPGPSSPQPVQSEDKMKLKVALSQQLPQVTSGDAGDIQSSSASETPPPAPPPAEEPRPQSFQQPATSTTETPVLVCDCGPVQVSPSQHTSSTGGRRRRTTSEDPDEKRRKFLERNRAAASRCRQKRKVWVQNLEKKAEDLSSVNGQLQNEVTLLRSEVAQLKQLLLAHKDCPVTLLQKKSGNHQLEKEDSGGEMSVPSSPQNEAIQHSSISTSNGLRSLASGPAADHSHSTEEEDDSHSSSHAQSSGS; encoded by the exons ATGAGTGATGATAAACCGTTCCTCTGCACTGCTCCTGGCTGCGGACAG CGATTCACAAATGAAGACCACCTGGCGGTGCATAAACACAAGCATGAGATGACCCTGAGATTTGGTCCGGCACGCAATGACAGTGTCATCATCGCTG ACCAGACCCCGACACCGACCCGCTTCCTGAAGAACTGCGAGGAGGTCGGGCTGTTTAACGAGCTTACCAGCCCGTTTGAGCATGACTTTAAAAAGACCACGGAGGAGGACATTAAAAAG TTGCCTCTGGACTTGTCTCCTCTTGCGACTCCTGTTGTTCGAAACAAAATAGAGGAGCACACACCCATTGAGTCCCACCGAGACAGCCCCCTTCCCCACCCCGAGTCAACAACCACTGACGACAAG GAGGTTTGTTTGCAGCCGACCTCTCTTCCTCAATCCACTATAGTCCGTCCTGCCTCCCTCCAAGTCCCCAGTGTACTACTGGCCAGCAATGAGGCTGGTGTTGTTATTCAGCAAGCTCTCCCATCTCCAACATCTAGCTCTGTTATAACCCAGGTCCCATCCTCTAGTAGACCGATAGT TCCGGTGTCCGGCACGTTTCCGGTTCTCCTGCAGCTGTCTAACGGTCAGACGATGCCGGTCGCCATCCCAGCCACCATCTCCAGCAGCGTGCACATACCCACTGCCATCCCT cTGGTCAGACCGGTCACCTTAGTGCCTAGTGTCCCTGGAATCCCTGGCCCCTCCTCTCCACAGCCTGTCCAATCAGAAGACAAGATG AAGCTGAAGGTGGCCCTCAGTCAGCAGCTCCCTCAGGTAACCAGCGGCGATGCAGGTGACATCCAGAGCAGCTCGGCCAGCGAGACTCCGCCCCCGGCCCCACCTCCAGCCGAGGAGCCCCGCCCACAGTCATTCCAGCAGCCGGCTACATCCACGACAGAAACGCCT GTGTTGGTGTGTGATTGTGGGCCTGTGCAGGTGTCTCCGTCCCAGCACACCTCCAGCACGGGCGGGCGGCGGCGGAGGACCACCAGCGAGGACCCAGACGAGAAGAGGCGGAAGTTTCTGGAGAGAAACCGAGCGGCTGCGTCTCGCTGCAGGCAAAAGAGGAAAGTCTGGGTGCAGAATCTGGAGAAAAAAGCAGAAGACTTGAGCAGCGTGAACGGACAgctacag AATGAGGTGACTCTTCTGCGTAGCGAGGTGGCCCAGCTGAAGCAGCTCTTACTGGCTCACAAAGACTGTCCCGTGACGCTCCTGCAGAAGAAATCAGGGAACCACC AGCTGGAGAAGGAGGACAGCGGCGGGGAGATGTCTGTTCCCAGCAGCCCACAGAACGAGGCCATCCAGCACAGCTCCATCAGCACATCCAACGGCCTCCGCTCGCTCGCCTCGGGCCCCGCTGCAGACCACAGCCACAGCACAGAGGAGGAAGACGACTCGCACTCCTCCTCGCACGCCCAGTCTTCAGGAAGCTGA